A part of Aegilops tauschii subsp. strangulata cultivar AL8/78 chromosome 2, Aet v6.0, whole genome shotgun sequence genomic DNA contains:
- the LOC109747069 gene encoding BTB/POZ and MATH domain-containing protein 1-like translates to MAQLFGPMMENDAKSIQIDDMEAKVFKMMLHFIYTDTLPNIDEGEIVEMAQHLFVAADRYNLERLKLICANMLCNYMDVSTVATTLALAEQHDCDRLKEVCYRFLASFQNLKAVTLTDGFKHLKIIRPNILEELLGR, encoded by the coding sequence atGGCGCAGCTCTTCGGTCCCATGATGGAGAATGATGCAAAGAGTATACAGATTGATGACATGGAAGCCAAGGTTTTCAAGATGATGCTCCACTTTATTTACACGGACACACTGCCTAATATAGATGAAGGTGAAATCGTGGAGATGGCTCAACATCTGTTTGTGGCGGCAGACAGATACAATCTGGAGAGGCTCAAATTGATTTGCGCGAATATGTTGTGCAACTACATGGATGTAAGTACAGTGGCAACTACATTGGCACTGGCTGAGCAGCATGATTGTGACAGGCTTAAGGAGGTATGCTACAGGTTCCTCGCGTCTTTTCAAAATTTGAAGGCAGTTACGCTGACTGATGGCTTTAAGCATCTCAAGATCATTCGCCCCAATATTCTAGAGGAGCTACTCGGTCGTTAG
- the LOC109747072 gene encoding uncharacterized protein yields the protein MGDEQEAHDLIDEEYYVFCNEGYDNDILDDDEEASMSSAKPSEIDPFDTVYSNIPDNTHILKVDENCKHCKARKFESETDGFCCRNGQIQLKQPEPIPELMRLWSSMDADSRHFRENIRFFNGHFAFTTLGVSLDENYTNMKSGVYTFRAHGTIYHNVHSFGPSSRPEHLQLYFYDDDPNLNHRKAATKQLDQDVMKRLVDILKENPYSQQFRSLGAHKDNLDDYRIDLNTDKRLDQRRYNRPVSSEVAAIWVEGTDLAKRFDRRITLCGNNNERHSIRVTSGAYDPLSYPLFYPMGELGWHPKLPKRNVSWEVVQNPRLCHDDEDDAEGNSRLCVSVRDYYCYMLQTRPAIFNPILCGARLLQQWAVDMYIKIESCRLRWYRKNQTQIRADLYKGVVDAITSGETRASAVGVRIVLPGTYPGGDRDMKKRHMDAMAIVHTYGKPDIFLTMTCNPKWEEITNELLPGQTAQD from the exons ATGGGCGATGAGCAGGAAGCACACGACTTGATTGATGAGGAGTACTACGTGTTTTGCAACGAAG GATATGATAACGACATATTGGATGATGACGAGGAAGCGAGCATGTCTAGCGCTAAACCTAGCGAGATTGATCCATTTGACACTGTCTACTCAAACATTCCAGACAACACTCACATCCTAAAAGTCGACGAAAATTGCAAACACTGCAAGGCCAGAAAGTTTGAGTCTGAGACTGACGGCTTCTGCTGTCGCAATGGCCAGATCCAGCTTAAGCAACCGGAACCAATCCCAGAGCTTATGAGGCTATGGTCCAGCATGGATGCAGATTCTAGACATTTTCGGGAGAACATACGGTTCTTCAACGGGCATTTCGCCTTCACAACCCTTGGTGTCAGCCTTGATGAAAACTACACTAACATGAAGTCTGGGGTCTACACATTCCGAGCACACGGCACCATCTACCACAATGTCCATTCGTTCGGGCCTAGCTCCCGTCCAGAACATCTGCAGTTGTACTTCTATGACGACGACCCTAACCTAAATCATCGTAAGGCGGCCACCAAGCAATTAGACCAGGATGTCATGAAGAGGTTAGTAGACATACTCAAAGAAAACCCATACTCCCAGCAATTTAGGAGTTTGGGTGCACACAAGGACAACCTCGATGATTATAGGATAGACCTAAACACCGATAAGAGGCTTGACCAAAGAAGATATAATAGACCGGTGTCATCTGAGGTCGCTGCAATTTGGGTTGAGGGCACTGACCTAGCAAAAAGGTTTGACCGCAGGATAACACTTTGTGGTAACAACAACGAAAGGCATAGTATACGTGTGACCTCAGGGGCATATGACCCGTTGTCTTATCCATTATTCTATCCAATGGGGGAGCTAGGTTGGCATCCGAAGCTACCCAAACGTAATGTTTCTTGGGAGGTTGTACAAAATCCTCGTTTGTGtcatgatgatgaggatgatgcaG AGGGGAATAGCAGGTTATGCGTCTCCGTTAGAGACTACTACTGTTACATGCTGCAAACACGGCCTGCGATCTTCAATCCAATACTCTGTGGAGCACGCCTACTGCAGCAATGGGCGGTTGACATGTACATCAAGATTGAGAGCTGTCGGTTGAGGTGGTACAGGAAGAACCAGACGCAGATCCGTGCCGATTTGTATAAAGGAGTTGTTGATGCGATCACATCGGGGGAGACGCGAGCAAGCGCTGTTGGTGTAAGAATAGTGCTCCCTGGAACTTACCCTGGTGGCGACCGCGACATGAAGAAGAGACATATGGATGCCATGGCAATTGTCCATACATACGGGAAGCCTGACATCTTCTTGACCATGACTTGCAACCCTAAATGGGAAGAGATAACAAATGAGTTGCTTCCTGGACAGACGGCGCAAGACTGA
- the LOC109747075 gene encoding uncharacterized protein: protein MDREAKKEGFRKYLESSGVLDTLTKALVALYEENDKPSSAVEFVQQKLGGPSISDYEKLKAEKLDLQLKYNELLETHKETSRQLEELKNLKIDAPWN from the exons ATG GATAGAGAAGCCAAGAAAGAAGGTTTCAGGAAGTATCTTGAATCCAGCGGCGTGCTCGATACTCTCACGAAAG CTCTTGTTGCGTTGTATGAGGAGAACGACAAGCCATCATCGGCAGTCGA GTTTGTTCAGCAGAAATTGGGTGGTCCATCGATTTCCGACTATGAAAAGCTCAAAGCCGAGAAGTTGGATTTGCAACTGAAGTATAATGAGCTTTTAGAGACTCACAAGGAAACAAGTAGACAG TTGGAGGAACTTAAGAATTTGAAGATCGACGCACCTTGGAACTAA
- the LOC109747071 gene encoding ATP-dependent DNA helicase pfh1-like → MFNCHINVEVCSSIKAVKYIYKYIYKGHDKASFSIDQPDADGNIDEIKRYVDARWVTPPEAMWRIFGFPLCANYPPVLQLPLHLPNMHRVAFNAQADLKNVVSSENASKSMLTEYFKANEKHPWARHILYKDFPGSFTWEKKKKFWKMRVERFQIGRIMSANPAEGERYYLRVLLNHVPGKTSFEDLLTVDGVVCGSFREAGERLGLIEADNTLDDCLTEAEQWAMPCSLRRLFATILVHCELGDVRGLWDRHLEPMSDDYRRTCTSLDEVEQMVLLDIRGMLQSMGKDIIDFALPTIDDAFDPTEGEAREIIEESTIEFDESDTKLSSSLNFEQRAAYDEILAVVERGGGGIFFVDGPGGTGKTFLYRAMLAKVRREGKIAIATATSGVTASIMPGGRTAHSRFKIPLSCDDGASCSFTKQSGTAKLLRMASLILWDEASMTKRQAVEALDNSMRDIMGIRDRPFGGKTVVFGGDFRQVLPVVRRGSRGQIIDASLRSSHLWKSMRQLRLITNMRAHNDTWFADYLLRVGNGTEEADDQGNILLPDDICLPSTGKVDDLEKLIDHVFPSLDDNMADSSYMTSRAILSTTNDNVDKINIRMIERFHGDEVIYHSFDSAEDDPYGYYAPEFLNRLTPNGLPPHALKLKLNCPVILLRNIDPANGLCNGTRLVVRGFERNTIDAEIVIGQHAGRRVFLPRIPLCPSDNDMFPFKFKRKQFPIRLSFAMTINKAQGQTIPIVGVYLPNPVFSHGQLYVALSQATAKRNIKILIQKEKPKEKSNKQHNNPKKRKRPTVSLLTSMKNIVYKEVLIG, encoded by the coding sequence ATGTTTAATTGCCACATCAACGTCGAGGTCTGCTCTAGCATAAAGGCTGTAAAATACATTTATAAGTACATTTATAAGGGCCATGATAAGGCTTCTTTCAGCATCGACCAGCCAGACGCTGATGGTAACATTGATGAGATCAAGAGATACGTTGACGCAAGATGGGTCACCCCTCCGGAGGCTATGTGGAGGATATTTGGCTTCCCACTGTGTGCCAATTACCCGCCTGTCTTGCAGTTGCCTCTTCATCTCCCGAATATGCACAGGGTTGCATTCAATGCACAGGCTGACTTGAAGAATGTTGTATCCTCCGAGAATGCTTCAAAATCCATGTTAACGGAGTATTTCAAGGCAAACGAAAAACATCCTTGGGCAAGGCATATATTGTACAAGGATTTCCCCGGAAGCTTCACGTGGGAGAAGAAAAAGAAGTTCTGGAAGATGCGGGTGGAGCGTTTTCAAATAGGTCGTATCATGTCTGCCAATCCTGCCGAGGGGGAGCGATACTACCTTCGTGTGTTGTTGAACCATGTTCCGGGGAAAACATCATTTGAGGACTTGCTCACCGTCGACGGCGTGGTATGTGGGAGCTTTAGAGAGGCCGGTGAAAGGTTGGGACTCATCGAGGCAGACAACACGCTCGACGACTGTCTTACTGAGGCGGAGCAGTGGGCTATGCCATGTTCTCTTAGGAGGCTCTTTGCAACAATCTTGGTGCACTGCGAGCTAGGCGACGTGCGCGGTTTATGGGATAGACACCTCGAGCCTATGTCCGATGACTACCGTCGGACATGCACGTCCCTGGACGAGGTGGAGCAGATGGTGTTGCTTGACATTAGGGGTATGTTGCAGTCTATGGGTAAAGACATTATTGATTTTGCTCTTCCAACGATCGATGATGCATTTGACCCAACCGAGGGCGAGGCCAGAGAGATCATCGAGGAATCAACCATTGAGTTTGACGAAAGTGACACTAAATTGTCATCTTCCCTGAATTTTGAGCAAAGGGCTGCATACGACGAGATACTAGCGGTTGTTGAACGCGGTGGTGGGGGTATATTCTTTGTTGATGGCCCTGGAGGTACGGGGAAGACCTTCCTTTACAGGGCGATGCTCGCCAAGGTGAGGCGCGAGGGCAAGATTGctatcgctaccgcgacgtcgggCGTCACTGCTTCTATCATGCCTGGTGGCAGGACTGCCCACTCGAGGTTCAAAATCCCACTGAGTTGCGATGATGGAGCCTCGTGCAGCTTCACCAAGCAGAGTGGGACCGCCAAGCTGCTAAGGATGGCCTCATTGATACTATGGGACGAGGCCAGCATGACTAAGCGACAAGCGGTTGAGGCATTAGACAATAGCATGCGCGACATCATGGGAATACGCGACCGACCCTTTGGAGGAAAGACTGTTGTTTTTGGCGGGGACTTTAGGCAGGTTCTTCCGGTCGTCAGAAGGGGGTCACGGGGCCAGATAATTGATGCAAGCCTCCGAAGTTCTCATCTATGGAAGAGTATGCGGCAGCTTCGGCTCATCACCAACATGAGGGCTCATAATGACACGTGGTTTGCAGATTACTTGCTCAGGGTCGGTAATGGCACAGAGGAAGCCGACGATCAAGGCAACATACTACTCCCTGATGATATCTGTCTGCCATCTACAGGCAAggttgacgacctggagaagctGATTGACCACGTGTTTCCGAGTCTAGATGACAACATGGCAGATTCGAGTTACATGACATCTCGCGCAATCCTTTCCACGACAAATGACAACGTCGACAAGATAAACATCCGCATGATAGAGCGTTTCCATGGAGATGAAGTAATCTACCATAGCTTTGACAGTGCGGAGGATGACCCATATGGCTACTACGCTCCTGAGTTTCTGAACAGATTGACTCCCAATGGTCTCCCTCCGCATGCACTCAAACTAAAGCTGAATTGCCCAGTGATACTTCTAAGGAACATTGATCCAGCTAATGGGCTGTGTAACGGGACTAGGCTTGTTGTTAGAGGTTTTGAGAGGAACACCATTGATGCAGAAATCGTGATTGGACAACACGCTGGTAGGAGGGTCTTCCTTCCTCGAATACCTCTGTGCCCATCTGACAACGACATGTTTCCATTCAAGTTTAAGAGGAAGCAATTTCCTATAAGGCTTAGCTTTGCTATGACGATTAACAAGGCTCAAGGGCAGACCATCCCAATTGTTGGTGTGTATCTACCTAATCCGGTGTTCTCTCATGGTCAACTCTATGTTGCTTTGTCTCAAGCCACCGCGAAGAGAAACATAAAAATACTCATTCAGAAGGAGAAGCCAAAGGAGAAGTCCAACAAGCAACATAACAATCCGAAGAAGCGTAAAAGACCGACCGTGTCCTTGCTGACCTCAATGAAGAACATCGTCTACAAGGAAGTACTTATAGGCTGA